One genomic segment of Mangifera indica cultivar Alphonso chromosome 6, CATAS_Mindica_2.1, whole genome shotgun sequence includes these proteins:
- the LOC123218384 gene encoding protein C2-DOMAIN ABA-RELATED 11-like: MGQLKVTVVQGKRLVIRDFKSSDPYVIVKLGNQTAKTKVINRCLNPVWNEELSFTLTEPVGLLRLEVFDKDRFKADDKMGHATLNLQPILSAARLRHVVHLSSGSGETPLRKIVADSENCLARESSISCINGEVVQNAWLRLCDVESGEIELTLKLIDCPPVVHSR, from the exons ATGGGACAGTTAAAAGTTACTGTTGTACAAGGGAAAAGATTGGTAATCCGGGATTTCAAGAGCAGTGATCCTTATGTTATAGTCAAGTTGGGCAATCAG ACGGCGAAGACCAAGGTTATCAATAGATGCCTTAATCCAGTCTGGAATGAAGAGCTGAGTTTCACTCTTACAGAACCTGTTGGACTTCTACGCTTG GAAGTATTTGATAAAGACCGATTCAAGGCAGATGACAAGATGGGACATGCTACCCTTAATCTCCAGCCAATACTTTCTGCTGCTAGACTGCGGCATGTTGTTCATCTTTCTTCTGGCTCTGGAGAGACACCATTGAGGAAGATTGTTGCAGACTCAGAGAACTGCCTTGCCAGAGAGAGCTCAATCAGTTGTATAAACGGTGAAGTTGTGCAGAATGCTTGGTTAAGACTCTGTGATGTTGAGTCAGGGGAGATTGAACTAACACTCAAGTTAATCGATTGTCCTCCTGTGGTGCATTCAAGATAG